From the genome of Vulpes lagopus strain Blue_001 chromosome 2, ASM1834538v1, whole genome shotgun sequence, one region includes:
- the ZNF527 gene encoding zinc finger protein 527 isoform X4, with amino-acid sequence MLENYRNLVWLGLSISKPNMISLLEQGKEPWMVEKEMSDDWESWYEIKELSPKWYIDEEEISQGMVMERLTSIDLEYSSFREAWKYEGEFEQHQRNQERHFRQVTALKEISTVKRDNKYNNSERSVLLKSVLSTQERVPTVEQLHKFDIYDKVFPPSSMLIEHKRLSAEKECLIDNECEEFNQNTYLSKDTGIPPGEKSYESNDFSNLLSFHSLLTQHQTTHFGKFPHRLSECDDAFSCYSFFTQPQTIHSGEKPYACNDCGKAFSHDCFLSEHQRTHIGEKPYECKECNKAFRQSAHLAQHQRIHTGEKPFACSECGKAFSRYAFLVEHQRIHTGEKPYECKECNKAFRQSAHLNQHQRIHTGEKPYECNQCGKAFSRRIALTLHQRIHTGEKPFKCNECGKTFGYRSHLNQHQRIHTGEKPYECIKCGKFFRTDSQLNRHHRIHTGERPFECSKCGKAFSDALVLIHHKRSHAGEKPYECNKCGKAFSCGSYLNQHQRIHTGEKPYECNECGKAFHQILSLRLHQRIHAGDKPYNCNECGNNFSCASALRRHQKIHNRETL; translated from the coding sequence ACTGGGAGTCTTGGTATGAAATCAAGGAATTATCTCCAAAATGGTACATTGATGAAGAGGAAATATCCCAGGGGATGGTAATGGAAAGACTTACAAGTATTGACCTTGAATATTCCAGTTTCAGAGAAGCTTGGAAATATGAGGGTGAATTTGAGCAGCATCAACGAAATCAGGAGAGGCATTTCAGGCAAGTGACAGCTCTTAAGGAAATCTCTACTGtgaaaagagacaataaatataataattctgAGAGAAGTGTTCTGTTGAAATCAGTACTTTCAACACAAGAGAGAGTTCCCACAGTAGAGCAATTACATAAATTTGATATTTATGATAAAGTGTTTCCTCCCAGTTCCATGCTAATTGAGCATAAAAGATTATCTGCTGAGAAGGAATGTTTGATAGATAATGAATGTGAAGAATTCAACCAGAATACATACCTTAGTAAAGATACTGGAATTCCTCCTGGGGAGAAGTCTTACGAAAGTAATGATTTTTCAAATCTCTTAAGTTTCCACTCGTTACTGACTCAACATCAAACAactcattttggaaaatttccaCACAGACTCAGTGAATGTGATGATGCCTTTAGCTGTTATTCATTCTTTACTCAACCTCAGACAATTCACAGTGGAGAGAAACCATATGCATGCAATGACTGTGGAAAAGCCTTTAGCCATGACTGCTTTCTCAGTGAACATCAAAGAACTCATAttggagagaaaccatatgaatgtaaggaatgtaaTAAAGCCTTCAGACAGAGTGCGCACCTTGCTCAACATCAGAGaatccacactggagagaaaccctttgcatgcagtgaatgtgggaaggcctttagcCGTTATGCCTTCCTTGTtgaacatcagagaattcacacaggagagaaaccatatgaatgtaaagaatgtaaCAAAGCCTTCAGACAAAGTGCACACCTCAatcaacatcagagaattcacactggagaaaaaccctatgaatgtaatcaatgtggaaaagccttcagcAGACGCATTGCCCTTACTCTGCATCAAAGGattcatacaggagagaaaccctttaaatgtaatgaatgtgggaagaCTTTTGGCTATCGCTCACACCTAAATcagcatcagagaattcatacaggtGAAAAGCCTTATGAATGCATCAAATGTGGGAAGTTTTTTAGGACTGACTCACAACTTAATCGACATCACAGAATACATACCGGAGAGAGACCCTTTGAATGCAGtaaatgtgggaaagccttcagtgaTGCTTTAGTTCTAATTCATCATAAGAGAAGTCATgcaggagagaaaccctatgaatgtaacaaatgtgggaaggccttcagtTGTGGCTCATACCTTAATCAAcaccagagaattcatactggagagaaaccctatgaatgtaatgaATGCGGGAAGGCTTTCCATCAGATCTTGTCCCTTAGGCTACACCAGAGAATTCATGCTGGAGACAAACCCTATAACTGTAATGAGTGTGGGAATAATTTTAGCTGTGCCTCAGCCCTAAGACGACATCAGAAAATTCATAATAGAGAAACTCTCTGA
- the ZNF527 gene encoding zinc finger protein 527 isoform X3, which yields MGMAGSISEGFIQRRHVGELQELGLSISKPNMISLLEQGKEPWMVEKEMSDDWESWYEIKELSPKWYIDEEEISQGMVMERLTSIDLEYSSFREAWKYEGEFEQHQRNQERHFRQVTALKEISTVKRDNKYNNSERSVLLKSVLSTQERVPTVEQLHKFDIYDKVFPPSSMLIEHKRLSAEKECLIDNECEEFNQNTYLSKDTGIPPGEKSYESNDFSNLLSFHSLLTQHQTTHFGKFPHRLSECDDAFSCYSFFTQPQTIHSGEKPYACNDCGKAFSHDCFLSEHQRTHIGEKPYECKECNKAFRQSAHLAQHQRIHTGEKPFACSECGKAFSRYAFLVEHQRIHTGEKPYECKECNKAFRQSAHLNQHQRIHTGEKPYECNQCGKAFSRRIALTLHQRIHTGEKPFKCNECGKTFGYRSHLNQHQRIHTGEKPYECIKCGKFFRTDSQLNRHHRIHTGERPFECSKCGKAFSDALVLIHHKRSHAGEKPYECNKCGKAFSCGSYLNQHQRIHTGEKPYECNECGKAFHQILSLRLHQRIHAGDKPYNCNECGNNFSCASALRRHQKIHNRETL from the coding sequence ACTGGGAGTCTTGGTATGAAATCAAGGAATTATCTCCAAAATGGTACATTGATGAAGAGGAAATATCCCAGGGGATGGTAATGGAAAGACTTACAAGTATTGACCTTGAATATTCCAGTTTCAGAGAAGCTTGGAAATATGAGGGTGAATTTGAGCAGCATCAACGAAATCAGGAGAGGCATTTCAGGCAAGTGACAGCTCTTAAGGAAATCTCTACTGtgaaaagagacaataaatataataattctgAGAGAAGTGTTCTGTTGAAATCAGTACTTTCAACACAAGAGAGAGTTCCCACAGTAGAGCAATTACATAAATTTGATATTTATGATAAAGTGTTTCCTCCCAGTTCCATGCTAATTGAGCATAAAAGATTATCTGCTGAGAAGGAATGTTTGATAGATAATGAATGTGAAGAATTCAACCAGAATACATACCTTAGTAAAGATACTGGAATTCCTCCTGGGGAGAAGTCTTACGAAAGTAATGATTTTTCAAATCTCTTAAGTTTCCACTCGTTACTGACTCAACATCAAACAactcattttggaaaatttccaCACAGACTCAGTGAATGTGATGATGCCTTTAGCTGTTATTCATTCTTTACTCAACCTCAGACAATTCACAGTGGAGAGAAACCATATGCATGCAATGACTGTGGAAAAGCCTTTAGCCATGACTGCTTTCTCAGTGAACATCAAAGAACTCATAttggagagaaaccatatgaatgtaaggaatgtaaTAAAGCCTTCAGACAGAGTGCGCACCTTGCTCAACATCAGAGaatccacactggagagaaaccctttgcatgcagtgaatgtgggaaggcctttagcCGTTATGCCTTCCTTGTtgaacatcagagaattcacacaggagagaaaccatatgaatgtaaagaatgtaaCAAAGCCTTCAGACAAAGTGCACACCTCAatcaacatcagagaattcacactggagaaaaaccctatgaatgtaatcaatgtggaaaagccttcagcAGACGCATTGCCCTTACTCTGCATCAAAGGattcatacaggagagaaaccctttaaatgtaatgaatgtgggaagaCTTTTGGCTATCGCTCACACCTAAATcagcatcagagaattcatacaggtGAAAAGCCTTATGAATGCATCAAATGTGGGAAGTTTTTTAGGACTGACTCACAACTTAATCGACATCACAGAATACATACCGGAGAGAGACCCTTTGAATGCAGtaaatgtgggaaagccttcagtgaTGCTTTAGTTCTAATTCATCATAAGAGAAGTCATgcaggagagaaaccctatgaatgtaacaaatgtgggaaggccttcagtTGTGGCTCATACCTTAATCAAcaccagagaattcatactggagagaaaccctatgaatgtaatgaATGCGGGAAGGCTTTCCATCAGATCTTGTCCCTTAGGCTACACCAGAGAATTCATGCTGGAGACAAACCCTATAACTGTAATGAGTGTGGGAATAATTTTAGCTGTGCCTCAGCCCTAAGACGACATCAGAAAATTCATAATAGAGAAACTCTCTGA